The stretch of DNA GCCAGTGGCAACGGCCCGAATGACGAAACCGATGGTCTCAATCTCGGGGTCAAGTTCAATTTCACCAATCCGTTTAGCGGAGTTCAGGATCTGCTGATGATCGGTACCGCCTATCCGGGCCCCGTCAACGATGCGGATGAGGATTACAAGCTCGTGTTCGCCCCGAAGGAAGTCACCTTCGGTAACGGCGGCCGCTTCAGCCTCGACCTGCTGGACCTGAGCTTTACCAATGTCGGCACGAAGAACCTGACCGCCACCCTCACCCTGCTGAACGCACCCGCCAGCGAAGGCGGCGGCAACGAGGTGCCCGAGCCTGCCAGCCTGGCATTGATCGGCCTCGGCCTTGCCGGTCTGCGTATCGGCGTCAAGCGCCGCAAGGCCTGAGCTTCGGCCAAGCCCCAGCAGACAGCGCCCCCCTTGCGGGGGCGTTGTCATATGCGCTGTCAGCTTCAGGCCGCCGCCGCTGAAGCGCCGTGACGCGGCCCTCAGCCCTTGTCGGCCTTGACGCGCGGATTGCGGCCCACCCGGCCGGAACCGCCCGGGCTGGCTGGCGACGCGGGTTGCGCGCCGCCGGACACGTCCAGCGGCGAGCCGCCGCGCGCTTTCGGGTTGGCCGGGGCCGGCCTGGCCGCGCCATCGTTGGCGCCGGCGGGTGCTTCCGCCGCGGTGCCGGCCGCCGGCATGGCGCTGCTGACGGCCTGACGGAATTGATCCTGCAACAAATTCCACCACGCGACGGCCGCCGGCATGGCGCTGTTCGCGGCCGCCTGGCCGGACGACTCCGCCTGACCGGACGGGGGGGCGGCCTGCTCGGCCTGCGCTTCCGGCGCCGGTGGCGGGGGAGGGGTGGGGGCGCCGGCCGCCTGTGCGAAGAACTGCGTGAAGGGCGCCGCCATGGCCGGGTCG from Massilia varians encodes:
- a CDS encoding PEP-CTERM sorting domain-containing protein; protein product: MKIKQFFLGLVAASCLAVPAFAAPIPFQINTITLTPGSGYGPGNGNQEQLDVVFQAFAAPAAFGLDVGQSFTFNVANVILSEACINPGGCPASGNGPNDETDGLNLGVKFNFTNPFSGVQDLLMIGTAYPGPVNDADEDYKLVFAPKEVTFGNGGRFSLDLLDLSFTNVGTKNLTATLTLLNAPASEGGGNEVPEPASLALIGLGLAGLRIGVKRRKA
- a CDS encoding PhaM family polyhydroxyalkanoate granule multifunctional regulatory protein; translated protein: MLKPPNAAGMPDTLEFVKNLWGSMNIPGVGVPGMTGSSLSVDELDKKIADLKAVESWLNLNLGMLRGTIQALEVQRGTLATLKAMGDSMAQAMQRAGSDPAMAAPFTQFFAQAAGAPTPPPPPAPEAQAEQAAPPSGQAESSGQAAANSAMPAAVAWWNLLQDQFRQAVSSAMPAAGTAAEAPAGANDGAARPAPANPKARGGSPLDVSGGAQPASPASPGGSGRVGRNPRVKADKG